From a region of the Catharus ustulatus isolate bCatUst1 chromosome 11, bCatUst1.pri.v2, whole genome shotgun sequence genome:
- the LOC117001560 gene encoding LOW QUALITY PROTEIN: protein spire homolog 2-like (The sequence of the model RefSeq protein was modified relative to this genomic sequence to represent the inferred CDS: inserted 1 base in 1 codon; deleted 2 bases in 2 codons): protein MARAGAGPPRELSLEEVLKCYEQPLNEEQAWALCFQGCRAAAAAPVAPAPLRTADIRLRADGSLRLPAPPHDLPALLTPSAEAQMVQSLGFAVYRALDWGLDENEERELSPRLEQLIDLMTNSDSEDSGCATADEGYGGQDEEEEGGEGPPRSVRTFGQAMRCCAARLADPAGAPAHYQAVCRALFAETVELMAFLAKIRDAKELLQKLKEDEEEEERPAAELGNLRNTDWARLWVQLMRELRHGVKLKKVQEKQFNPLPTEYQLTPFEMLMQDIRARNYKLRKVMVDGDIPPRVKKDAHELILDFIRSRPPLKQASERRLRPLPQKQRTLHEKILEEIRQERKLRPVEQKGYSSLPCIPHACAGRLSSSSCLELSPVPSQRRAPXRPRPRVLLKAPTLAEMEEMNLSEDEDSPATEVPLKRDRSFSERDLAQLQSQLGGDQAVPQDPEPLQPEPRPRSGSVPASCHPLPDGPALPRAALGAVEERPEDGSSAAPASSSKHLWLEFSHPVESLALTVEEMINVRRVLVKAEMEKFLQSKELYSSLRKGKVCCCCRAKFPLFSWPTSCFFCKRSVCSSCSLKMKMPSKKLAHIPVYALGFESLPGSLLPRPRRCAGGALPLALGGRAGAGWRRNSRTSTPRARSCATFCSDCAGFVTDVVSSSRRSVAVLNASAASRRHANGSLPLQRRVAQVKGREPR from the exons ATGgcgcgggcgggcgcggggccgccgcgggagctgtccctggaggaGGTGCTGAAGTGCTACGAGCAGCCGCTGAACGAGGAGCAGGCCTGGGCGCTCTGCTTCCAGGGCTgccgagccgccgccgccgcccccgtCGCCCCCGCGCCGCTCCGCACCGCCGACATCCGCCTCCGCGCCGACGGCTCCCTCCGCCTGCCCGCCCCGCCGCACG ACCTGCCCGCGCTGCTGACGCCCTCCGCCGAAGCCCAG ATGGTGCAGTCGCTGGGCTTTGCTGTGTACCGGGCGCTGGATTGGGGGCTGGACGAGAACGAGGAGCGAGAGCTGAGCCCGCGCCTGGAGCAGCTCATCGACCTGATGACCAACAGCGACTCGGAGGACAGCGGCTGCGCCACGGCCGACGAGGGCTATGGGGggcaggatgaggaggaggaggggggcgAGGGCCCGCCTCGCTCCGTGCGCACCTTCGGGCAGGCCATGCGCTGCTGTGCCGCCCGCCTGGCCGATCCCGCCGGCGCCCCGGCTCACTACCAGGCTGTCTGCCGCGCCCTCTTCGCAGAGACC GTGGAGCTCATGGCCTTCCTCGCCAAGATCCGCGATGCCAAGGAG CTACTGCAGAAGCtgaaggaggatgaggaagaggaggagcgGCCGGCGGCAGAGCTGGGCAACCTGCGCAACACAGACTGG GCCCGGCTGTGGGTGCAGCTGATGAGGGAGCTGCGGCACGGTGTGAAGCTGAAGAAGGTGCAGGAGAAGCAGTTCAACCCTCTGCCCACC GAGTACCAGCTCACGCCCTTCGAGATGCTCATGCAAGACATCCGTGCCCGCAACTACAAACTCCGCAAGGTCATG gtggATGGAGACATCCCCCCCCGGGTGAAGAAAGATGCTCACGAGCTCATACTCGACTTCATTCGCTCCCGGCCCCCCCTGAAGCAG GCATCAGAGCGGCGGCTGCGGCCGCTGCCCCAGAAGCAGAGGACGCTCCACGAGAAGATCCTGGAGGAGATCAGGCAGGAGCGGAAGCTCCGGCCCGTGGAACAGAAAG GATACAGCTCCTTGCCCTGCATCCCACACGCCTGTGCTGGCCgcctgagctccagctcctgcctcgAGCTGTCCCCGGTGCCCAGCCAGCGCCGTGCCC CGCGCCCACGGCCACGCGTCCTGCTCAAGGCACCCACCCTGGCTGAGATGGAGGAGATGAACCTCTCCGAG GACGAGGACTCTCCGGCCACGGAGGTGCCGCTGAAGCGGGATCGCTCCTTCTCAGAGCGggacctggcacagctgcagagccagctgggGGGTGACCAGGCTGTGCCCCAGGACCCAGAGCCGCTACAGCCtgagccccggccccgctcag gctctgtccctgccagctgccaccCACTGCCAGatggcccagcactgcccagggctgccctcgGCGCTGTGGAGGAGAGGCCAGAGGATGGATCCAGCgctgcccctgccagcagctccaagcaCCTCTGGCTG GAGTTCAGCCACCCCGTGGAGAGCCTGGCCCTGACTGTGGAGGAGATGATCAACGTGCGCAGGGTGCTGGTCAAGGCTGAGATGGAGAAGTTCCTGCAGAGCAAGGAGCTGTACAGCAGCCTGCGGAAGGGGAAG gtctgctgctgctgcagggccaagtttcctcttttctcctggCCCACGTCATGTTTCTTCTGCAAAAG GTCTGTCTGTAGCTCCTGCAGTCTAAAG ATGAAGATGCCTTCCAAGAAGCTGGCTCACATCCCCGTCTACGCGCTGGGCTTCGAGAGCCTGCCGGGCTCGCTGCTGCCCAGGCCCCGCCGCTGCGCCGGAGGAGCCCTTCCA CTCGCTCTCGGGGGCCGTGCTGGCGCCGGGTGGAGGAGGAATTCCCGCACATCTACGCCCAGGGCTCGGTCCTGCGCGACGTTCTGCTCCGACTGCGCCGGCTTCGTCACCGACGTGGTCAGCTCCAGCCGCCGCAGCGTGGCCGTGCTCAACGCCAGCGCCGCGTCCCGGCGCCACGCCAATGGCTCGCTCCCTCTACAGCGACGCGTGGCTCAAGTGAAGGGCCGGGAGCCCCGGTGA